In the genome of Parus major isolate Abel chromosome 2, Parus_major1.1, whole genome shotgun sequence, one region contains:
- the KCNV1 gene encoding potassium voltage-gated channel subfamily V member 1 produces the protein MKSPPCCMSLSSQASLEDPGSSTSLGSLESSVFSSEEEQGPLLQKVIPSLDCFTINVGGSRFVMSQQTLSCYPDTRLGKLAVVVSAARDVASGLLELCDDANLVENEYFFDRSSQAFHYILNYYQTGRLHVMEQLCALSFLQEIQYWGLDELSIDSCCRDRYFRRKELSEALDIKKDAEELDAQDEEEDFSGSLCPNVRQKLWEVLEKPGSSAAARTFGTLSMVFVVVSIANMALISVELSWLAPPLLDALEYLCIAWFTAEFVLRLLCARDRCRFLRSVANIIDLLAILPFYITLLVESLCGGESSQELENVGRIVQVLRLLRALRMLKLGRHSTGLRSLGMTIAQCYEEVGLLLLFLSVGISIFSTVEYFAEQGVPGTTFTSVPGAWWWATTSMTTVGYGDIRPDTTIGKVVAFMCILSGILVLALPIAIINDRFSACYFTLKIKEAALRQREALKKLMKNSSSDSNINVNLRDIYARSVMDMLRLKSRERASTRSSGADDFWF, from the exons ATGAAGTCGCCTCCCTGCTGCATGTCTCTTTCTTCCCAAGCATCCTTGGAGGACCCAGGGAGTAGTACATCCCTGGGTTCGCTGGAGTCCAGTGTTTTCTCCAGTGAGGAAGAGCAGGGGCCCCTGCTCCAGAAGGTCATTCCCTCTCTGGACTGCTTTACTATCAATGTAGGAGGCAGCCGCTTTGTGATGTCCCAGCAAACTTTGTCTTGCTACCCTGACACCCGCCTTGGCAAACTGGCAGTAGTGGTCTCTGCTGCCCGGGATGTGGCTTCTGGCCTCCTTGAGCTTTGTGATGATGCTAACCTTGTGGAGAACGAGTATTTCTTCGACCGGAGCTCACAGGCATTTCACTACATCCTGAATTACTACCAGACAGGGAGGCTGCATGTGATGGAGCAGCTTTGTGCACTCTCTTTCCTCCAAGAGATCCAGTACTGGGGCTTGGATGAGCTCAGCATtgattcctgctgcagagaccG GTACTtcaggaggaaggagctgagtGAAGCCTTAGACATCAAGAAAGATGCAGAAGAACTGGATGCCCAAGATGAAGAAGAGGATTTTTCTGGTAGCCTCTGTCCCAATGTCAGACAGAAACTTTGGGAAGTTTTGGAAAAACctggctcctctgcagcagccaggacttTTGGCACTTTGTCcatggtttttgttgttgtgtcAATTGCCAACATGGCCTTGATTTCAGTAGAGCTCAGCTGGCTGGCCCCACCACTGCTGGATGCCCTAGAGTACCTGTGCATCGCGTGGTTCACCGCGGAGTTTGTTCTGAGGCTCCTGTGTGCACGAGATCGGTGTCGCTTCCTAAGGAGTGTGGCAAACATCATAGACCTCCTTGCAATTTTGCCTTTCTACATCACCCTGCTGGTGGAGAGCCTGTGTGGTGGTGAGAGCTCCCAAGAACTGGAGAACGTGGGGCGCATTGTCCAAGTGCTGAGACTTCTCAGAGCTCTGCGGATGCTGAAGCTGGGAAGACATTCAACAG GTTTGCGGTCTCTTGGGATGACTATTGCTCAGTGCTATGAGGAGGTTGgacttctgcttcttttcctctctgtagGAATCTCTATATTTTCCACTGTGGAGTACTTTGCTGAGCAAGGTGTGCCAGGCACAACTTTCACAAGTGTACCTGGTGCTTGGTGGTGGGCAACAACTTCCATGACAACAGTAGGTTATGGTGACATTAGACCAGACACTACCATTGGTAAGGTAGTAGCCTTTATGTGTATACTATCAGGAATACTGGTTTTGGCTTTGCCAATAGCTATAATAAATGACCGTTTTTCTGCCTGTTACTTTACACTGAAGATAAAAGAAGCTGCTCTTCGGCAGCGTGAAGCTTTAAAGAAACTCATGAAGAACTCATCCAGCGATTCAAATATCAATGTTAACTTGCGAGACATATACGCGCGCAGTGTCATGGACATGTTGCGgttaaaaagcagagagagagcaAGTACAAGGAGCAGTGGTGCAgatgatttttggttttga